In Streptomyces sp. NBC_01707, a genomic segment contains:
- a CDS encoding holo-ACP synthase, giving the protein MIIGVGIDVAEIERFDAALRRTPHLAQRLFLDSELLLPNGERRGIASLAARFAAKEAIAKALGAPGNLLWTDAEVFVEDSGQPRLRVVGTVAARAAELGVQHWHVSLSHDAGVASAVVIAEG; this is encoded by the coding sequence GTGATCATCGGGGTCGGGATCGATGTGGCGGAGATCGAACGGTTCGACGCGGCGCTGCGGCGTACGCCGCATCTGGCTCAGCGGCTGTTCCTGGACAGCGAGTTGCTGCTGCCCAACGGCGAGCGGCGGGGGATCGCCTCGCTGGCCGCCAGGTTCGCCGCCAAGGAGGCCATCGCCAAGGCGCTGGGGGCGCCCGGCAATCTGCTGTGGACGGATGCCGAGGTGTTCGTCGAGGACAGCGGGCAGCCCCGGCTGCGCGTCGTCGGCACGGTCGCCGCGCGCGCGGCCGAGCTGGGCGTACAGCACTGGCACGTCTCGTTGAGCCACGACGCGGGGGTGGCGTCGGCCGTGGTGATCGCGGAGGGTTGA